From the genome of Streptacidiphilus rugosus AM-16, one region includes:
- a CDS encoding MMPL family transporter codes for MIRALTGFATRNPWKVIAGWAVLGALLTVLGQSLIFQVTRSQPADFLPKSYDSAAALTIAEKEFGADPDADVVTVLVDRPDGSPLSEADRRTVATLAERLGRERIAMPHDKDSPPFAHDYSQVPKLAVGLLAPDRSFELVSARLTGNAADPGLQATYRAFRDHTRAVFEASGLRAGFTGGLADQVDSDDAGSTRSAIASGCAVGLIVLLNVLVFRSVLAAVVPLLAVALIGGVASGAVVLTALATGIDLDPSVPSLISVVLLGIGVDYFLFMLFRFREELRARPDRHHRAVAAEVGGRVGTAVTSAALTIVAAFATLGIASFGQFRVLGPAIAVSVLVMLLAALTLMPAVLAAAGRRLFWPSRTLRREPRAGAAAGLGSLIARRPAALALAAVVALGLPAAGLAGVAMDYDLGGGGPQTAAQATAEQITRALPAGVSDPTTVYLRSTDGGTIAPARVAGLRNSLARVKGVGQAAEPVLAPSGRAARIDLYLTADSGSAQARALVAGPVRAAVAAHLPAGLAAHVGGTAAVYVDVATAVDHDLRIVFPVAALLIGLILLMLLRSLLAPVVLMLSVGLGFAATLGAAALVFQHGMGKPGVVFTLPLVLFLFVVALGTDYNILITDRIREEMERPGSTRDAVARAVRHTAPAIATAGLVLAGSFASLAATPAAATQQVGFATGLGILLSAFVLSIVLVPALAVLLGRALWWPLRGRRDADARSTPGADCAAPGEQPRSDHLYGIEPDAPEFTTPRY; via the coding sequence GTGATCCGCGCCCTGACCGGGTTCGCGACCAGGAACCCATGGAAGGTGATCGCCGGCTGGGCGGTCCTGGGTGCCCTGCTGACCGTCCTGGGCCAGTCCCTGATCTTCCAGGTGACCCGCAGCCAGCCGGCCGACTTCCTGCCCAAGAGCTACGACTCGGCCGCCGCGCTGACCATCGCCGAGAAGGAGTTCGGCGCCGATCCCGACGCCGACGTGGTCACCGTGCTGGTCGACCGCCCGGACGGCTCCCCGCTCAGCGAGGCCGACCGGCGAACCGTCGCCACGCTGGCCGAGCGGCTCGGCCGGGAGCGGATCGCGATGCCGCACGACAAGGACAGCCCGCCGTTCGCCCACGACTACTCGCAGGTCCCGAAGCTGGCAGTGGGTCTGCTCGCGCCGGACCGCAGCTTCGAGCTGGTCTCCGCCCGGCTGACCGGCAACGCCGCCGACCCCGGGCTGCAGGCCACCTACCGGGCGTTCCGCGACCACACCCGGGCAGTCTTCGAAGCGTCCGGCCTGCGCGCCGGGTTCACCGGTGGCCTCGCCGACCAGGTCGACTCCGACGACGCCGGCAGCACCCGCTCGGCCATCGCCTCCGGCTGCGCGGTGGGGCTGATCGTGCTGCTGAACGTCCTGGTCTTCCGCAGTGTGCTGGCCGCGGTCGTGCCGCTGCTCGCGGTCGCGCTGATCGGCGGCGTGGCGAGCGGTGCGGTGGTGCTCACGGCGCTCGCCACCGGGATCGACCTCGACCCGAGCGTGCCGAGCCTGATCAGCGTGGTGCTGCTCGGGATCGGCGTGGACTACTTCCTGTTCATGCTGTTCCGGTTCCGCGAGGAACTGCGGGCCCGTCCCGACCGGCACCACCGCGCCGTGGCGGCCGAGGTCGGCGGGCGGGTGGGCACTGCGGTCACCTCGGCCGCGCTCACCATCGTCGCCGCCTTCGCCACCCTCGGGATCGCCAGCTTCGGGCAGTTCCGGGTGCTCGGCCCGGCGATCGCGGTCTCCGTGCTGGTGATGCTGCTGGCCGCGCTGACCCTGATGCCGGCCGTGCTGGCCGCCGCCGGCCGCAGGCTCTTCTGGCCCTCGCGCACCCTGCGCCGTGAGCCGCGCGCCGGTGCGGCGGCCGGCCTCGGTTCCCTGATCGCGCGTCGGCCGGCTGCGCTCGCCCTCGCCGCCGTCGTCGCGCTGGGCCTGCCTGCGGCAGGCCTGGCGGGAGTCGCGATGGACTACGACCTCGGCGGTGGCGGCCCGCAGACCGCCGCCCAGGCCACCGCGGAGCAGATCACCCGCGCCCTGCCGGCCGGGGTCTCCGACCCCACCACCGTTTACCTGCGCAGCACGGACGGCGGCACGATCGCGCCGGCGCGAGTCGCCGGACTGCGGAACAGTCTGGCCCGGGTGAAGGGCGTGGGCCAGGCGGCCGAGCCGGTGCTGGCCCCGTCCGGGCGGGCCGCGCGGATCGACCTCTACCTGACCGCCGACTCCGGCTCCGCACAGGCCCGCGCGCTGGTCGCGGGCCCGGTCCGGGCAGCCGTCGCCGCGCACCTGCCGGCCGGACTGGCCGCCCACGTCGGGGGGACCGCGGCGGTCTACGTCGATGTCGCCACCGCCGTCGACCACGACCTGCGGATCGTCTTCCCGGTGGCCGCGCTGCTGATCGGCCTGATCCTGCTGATGCTGCTGCGCAGTCTGCTGGCGCCGGTGGTCCTGATGCTCTCGGTCGGGCTCGGCTTCGCGGCCACCCTGGGGGCCGCCGCGCTGGTCTTCCAGCACGGGATGGGCAAGCCGGGCGTGGTCTTCACGCTGCCACTGGTGCTCTTCCTCTTCGTGGTCGCGCTGGGCACCGACTACAACATCCTGATCACCGACCGGATCCGCGAGGAGATGGAGCGGCCCGGGTCCACCCGGGACGCCGTGGCACGCGCCGTGCGACACACCGCGCCCGCGATCGCCACGGCCGGGCTGGTGCTGGCAGGTTCCTTCGCCAGCCTCGCGGCCACCCCTGCCGCGGCCACCCAGCAGGTCGGCTTCGCGACCGGGCTCGGCATCCTGCTCTCCGCGTTCGTGCTCTCGATCGTGCTGGTGCCCGCCCTGGCCGTGCTGCTCGGCCGCGCCCTCTGGTGGCCGCTGCGCGGACGACGCGACGCGGACGCCCGGAGCACGCCGGGCGCGGACTGCGCCGCGCCCGGCGAGCAGCCGCGGTCGGACCACCTCTACGGGATCGAGCCGGACGCGCCGGAGTTCACCACCCCGCGGTACTGA
- a CDS encoding sensor histidine kinase, whose protein sequence is MATGRPLPGTAEADTGRGVSGTPVAVDGWLPGRGDALLAAGTAVLDVFGYTMSCLEDGRAVTAPALVLSVLAALPLLVRRTWPVAVLGVVLAFILTLNLWEPAPRHFPVAVVVALFSVSRHCTLRLAVPAGLTAGLTVLTSQGPHVGLTFGDVLGSLLGSALVVGAGAVIGRSQQEAEVRRALLADRAVAEERRRIARELHDIVAHHITTMQLLAGGARANLDGDVEVVREALVTLEGSGRLALREMRQLLDVLRADDEREETPGAPQPGTADLERIVDDARLGGMPTEFTVHGAVRPLPPTTELTIFRIVQEALTNARKHAGPARARVRLAYHPESVTVEVSDDGAGAAAPPSHGGAAARERAVPGQSVGGYGLIGMRERVALHGGTLTAGPVAGGGFRIAASLPHEPADARPFGAVEVGFA, encoded by the coding sequence ATGGCCACAGGCCGACCACTGCCGGGCACGGCGGAAGCGGACACCGGTCGAGGCGTGTCGGGTACGCCGGTCGCCGTCGACGGCTGGCTGCCCGGCCGTGGCGACGCCCTCCTGGCCGCCGGGACGGCGGTGCTGGACGTCTTCGGCTACACCATGAGCTGCCTGGAGGACGGCCGGGCGGTCACCGCGCCGGCCCTGGTGCTCAGCGTGCTGGCGGCGCTGCCGCTGCTGGTCCGCCGGACGTGGCCGGTGGCCGTGCTGGGCGTGGTGCTGGCCTTCATCCTGACGCTGAATCTGTGGGAGCCCGCGCCACGTCACTTCCCGGTCGCGGTGGTGGTGGCGCTCTTCTCGGTGAGCCGGCACTGCACGCTCCGGCTGGCCGTGCCCGCCGGGCTCACGGCGGGGCTGACCGTGCTGACCAGCCAGGGCCCGCACGTGGGCCTGACCTTCGGCGACGTGCTCGGCAGCCTGCTCGGCAGCGCGCTGGTGGTCGGCGCGGGCGCGGTGATCGGCCGCAGCCAGCAGGAGGCGGAGGTGCGGCGCGCACTGCTGGCGGACCGCGCGGTGGCCGAGGAGCGGCGGCGGATCGCCCGCGAGCTGCACGACATCGTGGCCCACCACATCACCACCATGCAGCTGCTGGCGGGCGGCGCGCGGGCAAACCTGGACGGCGACGTCGAGGTGGTCCGCGAGGCGCTGGTGACCTTGGAGGGCTCCGGCCGCCTGGCCCTGCGTGAGATGCGGCAACTGCTCGACGTGCTGCGGGCGGACGACGAGCGGGAGGAGACCCCCGGTGCGCCGCAGCCGGGAACCGCCGACCTGGAACGGATCGTCGACGACGCGCGGCTGGGCGGGATGCCCACCGAGTTCACGGTCCACGGCGCGGTCCGTCCGCTGCCGCCGACCACCGAGCTGACGATCTTCCGGATCGTCCAGGAGGCGCTCACCAATGCGCGCAAGCACGCCGGGCCGGCACGGGCTCGGGTGCGGCTCGCCTACCATCCGGAGTCGGTGACGGTGGAGGTCAGCGATGACGGAGCGGGGGCGGCGGCTCCGCCGTCGCACGGCGGAGCCGCCGCCCGCGAGCGGGCGGTGCCGGGGCAGTCGGTGGGCGGATACGGACTGATCGGCATGCGCGAGCGGGTGGCGCTGCACGGCGGCACCCTGACGGCCGGTCCCGTCGCGGGCGGCGGGTTCCGGATCGCGGCGAGCCTGCCCCACGAGCCGGCGGACGCGCGGCCGTTCGGCGCGGTGGAGGTGGGGTTCGCGTGA
- a CDS encoding response regulator transcription factor codes for MSRHPDAGPDSGAEPDKGAAPLTVLIADDQPLVRRGLALILSPAPGVRVVAEAANGEQAVELARLHRPSVVVMDIRMPVLDGVQATERLARELPDCRVLALSTFDMDEYVVAALRAGAAGFLPKDVSPEDLLAAVRTVHSGEAAVAPRLLTRLLAAYVTAPGRPSHQGAGAAARPAGSAELTTREVEVWRLIAGGLDNNEIAQAMQISASTVKNHITNVFGKLQVRDRAQAVIAAYESGLVAPAPPG; via the coding sequence GTGAGCAGGCACCCGGACGCCGGGCCCGACAGCGGAGCGGAGCCCGACAAGGGCGCGGCTCCCCTCACGGTTCTGATCGCCGACGACCAGCCGCTGGTCCGCCGCGGGCTGGCACTGATCCTCTCCCCCGCACCCGGTGTCCGCGTGGTCGCGGAGGCCGCGAACGGCGAGCAGGCGGTGGAACTGGCCCGGCTGCACCGGCCCTCGGTCGTCGTGATGGACATCCGGATGCCCGTGCTCGACGGCGTCCAGGCCACCGAGCGCCTGGCCCGCGAACTGCCCGACTGCCGGGTGCTCGCGCTGAGCACCTTCGACATGGACGAGTACGTGGTCGCCGCCCTCCGCGCGGGCGCCGCGGGCTTCCTCCCCAAGGACGTCTCGCCGGAGGACCTGCTCGCGGCCGTCCGCACCGTGCACTCGGGCGAGGCCGCCGTGGCGCCCCGCCTGCTCACCCGGTTGCTCGCCGCCTACGTCACCGCTCCGGGTCGGCCGTCCCACCAGGGCGCCGGGGCGGCGGCCCGGCCCGCCGGCTCGGCCGAGCTGACGACCCGTGAGGTGGAGGTGTGGCGCCTGATCGCCGGCGGCCTGGACAACAACGAGATCGCGCAGGCGATGCAAATCAGCGCCTCCACCGTGAAGAACCACATCACCAATGTCTTCGGCAAACTCCAGGTCCGCGACCGCGCCCAAGCGGTGATCGCGGCCTACGAATCCGGCCTGGTGGCCCCCGCCCCACCCGGCTGA
- the xylA gene encoding xylose isomerase, protein MTDPLRPTPEHKFTFGLWTVGWQGRDPFGDATRPALDPVETVQRLAELGAYGVTFHDDDLIPFGSTDAEREATVKRFRAALDASGLRIPMATTNLFTHPVFKDGAFTANDRDVRRYALRKTIRNIDLAAELGASVYVAWGGREGAESGAAKDVRVALDRLKEAFDLLGEYVVEQGYDIRFAIEPKPNEPRGDILLPTVGHALAFINELERPDRVGVNPEVGHEQMAGLNFPHGIAQALWHGKLFHIDLNGQSGIKYDQDLRFGAGDLRQAFWLVDLLESAGYDGPRHFDFKPPRTEDFDGVWASAAACMRNYLLLAERARSFRADPDVQAALAASRLPELAVPTAADGLAGLLADRASFEDFDVEATAKRGMAFEVLDQLAMEHLLGARTAG, encoded by the coding sequence ATGACCGACCCCCTGCGCCCCACCCCCGAGCACAAGTTCACGTTCGGCCTCTGGACGGTCGGCTGGCAGGGCCGCGACCCGTTCGGCGACGCGACGCGCCCGGCCCTGGACCCGGTGGAGACCGTGCAGCGGCTGGCCGAGCTCGGGGCCTACGGCGTCACCTTCCACGACGACGACCTCATCCCCTTCGGCTCGACCGACGCCGAGCGCGAGGCGACGGTGAAGCGCTTCCGTGCCGCGCTGGACGCGAGCGGCCTGCGGATCCCGATGGCGACGACGAACCTCTTCACGCATCCGGTCTTCAAGGACGGCGCGTTCACCGCCAACGACCGCGACGTCCGGCGCTACGCGCTGCGCAAGACCATCCGCAACATCGACCTGGCGGCCGAGCTCGGCGCGTCGGTCTACGTCGCCTGGGGCGGCCGCGAGGGCGCGGAGTCCGGCGCGGCGAAGGACGTGCGCGTGGCGCTGGACCGCCTGAAGGAGGCCTTCGACCTGCTCGGCGAGTACGTCGTGGAGCAGGGGTACGACATCCGCTTCGCCATCGAGCCCAAGCCGAACGAGCCGCGCGGCGACATCCTGCTCCCGACGGTCGGTCACGCCCTCGCGTTCATCAACGAGTTGGAGCGTCCGGATCGCGTCGGCGTCAACCCGGAGGTCGGCCACGAGCAGATGGCGGGCCTCAACTTCCCGCACGGCATCGCGCAGGCCCTGTGGCACGGCAAGCTGTTCCACATCGACCTGAACGGTCAGTCGGGCATCAAGTACGACCAGGACCTGCGGTTCGGCGCGGGCGACCTGCGCCAGGCCTTCTGGCTGGTCGACCTGCTCGAGTCGGCCGGCTACGACGGTCCGCGTCACTTCGACTTCAAGCCGCCGCGCACCGAGGACTTCGACGGCGTCTGGGCCTCGGCGGCGGCGTGCATGCGCAACTACCTGTTGCTGGCCGAGCGCGCCCGCTCCTTCCGCGCCGACCCGGACGTCCAGGCCGCGCTCGCGGCCTCCCGCCTGCCCGAGCTGGCCGTCCCCACGGCCGCGGACGGCCTGGCGGGCCTGCTGGCCGACCGCGCGTCGTTCGAGGACTTCGACGTCGAGGCGACGGCGAAGCGGGGCATGGCGTTCGAGGTGCTGGACCAGCTGGCGATGGAGCACCTGCTGGGAGCGCGAACGGCAGGCTGA
- the xylB gene encoding xylulokinase — MAARHVVIGIDSSTQSTKALAVDVETGEVLGRGQAPHVVSAGAGRESDPDGWWKALDAAVAATGLGQVAEAVSVAGQQHGLVALDKRGEAVRPALLWNDVRSAPQAAGLVEALGGAEAWARRTGSVPTAAFTVAKWAWLRENEPEAAARVASVRLPHDYLTERLCGTAATDRGDASGTGWWGADGYDEEILRLVGLERSALPVVLEPGAQAGVARSGGPLRAGTPVATGTGDNAAAALGLGLFPGQPVLSLGTSGTVYTVARQRPADPTGTVAGFADALGRWLPLACTLNCTLAVDRFATLLGRDREAVEPGGQVVVLPYLDGERTPNLPAASGLVHGLRHDTTPGQLLQAAYDGAAHALLTALDDVLAAGGESPDAGGRDADRPLLLIGGGARGRGWQRTVLRLSGRPVQVPTAPELVALGAAAQAAALLTGEAADQVARRWDTAAGPVLPAVERDEAALDLISRTLERARALQA; from the coding sequence ATGGCCGCACGGCACGTGGTGATCGGCATCGACAGCTCGACACAGTCGACCAAGGCTCTCGCCGTCGACGTCGAGACCGGCGAGGTGCTCGGACGCGGCCAGGCACCGCACGTCGTCTCCGCAGGGGCGGGCCGCGAGAGCGACCCGGACGGCTGGTGGAAGGCGCTCGACGCGGCCGTGGCCGCGACCGGCCTCGGCCAGGTCGCCGAGGCCGTCTCGGTCGCCGGGCAGCAGCACGGGCTGGTCGCTCTCGACAAGCGGGGCGAGGCCGTCCGGCCCGCGCTGCTCTGGAACGACGTGCGGTCCGCGCCACAGGCCGCCGGGCTGGTCGAGGCGCTCGGCGGGGCCGAAGCCTGGGCCCGGCGCACCGGCAGCGTGCCGACGGCGGCGTTCACCGTCGCCAAGTGGGCCTGGCTGCGCGAGAACGAGCCGGAGGCGGCGGCCCGCGTGGCCTCGGTCAGGCTGCCGCACGACTACCTGACCGAGCGCCTGTGCGGGACCGCAGCCACCGACCGCGGCGACGCCTCCGGCACCGGCTGGTGGGGGGCGGACGGCTACGACGAGGAGATCCTGCGGCTCGTCGGCCTGGAGCGCTCGGCCCTGCCGGTCGTGCTGGAGCCGGGCGCGCAGGCGGGCGTCGCCCGCTCCGGCGGACCGCTGCGCGCGGGCACGCCGGTGGCGACGGGCACGGGGGACAACGCCGCCGCCGCGCTGGGGCTCGGGCTGTTCCCCGGTCAGCCGGTGCTGAGCCTGGGCACCTCGGGGACCGTCTACACGGTCGCCCGGCAGCGGCCCGCCGACCCGACCGGGACGGTCGCCGGATTCGCCGACGCGCTGGGGCGCTGGCTGCCCCTGGCCTGCACGCTGAACTGCACGCTGGCCGTCGACCGGTTCGCCACCCTGCTCGGGCGGGACCGGGAGGCGGTCGAGCCGGGCGGGCAGGTCGTCGTCCTCCCCTACCTGGACGGCGAGCGGACCCCCAACCTCCCCGCCGCCAGCGGCCTGGTCCACGGCCTGCGGCACGACACCACTCCCGGCCAACTGCTCCAGGCGGCATACGACGGCGCCGCGCACGCGCTGCTCACGGCCCTGGACGACGTCCTCGCCGCGGGCGGCGAGAGCCCGGACGCGGGCGGCCGCGACGCCGACCGGCCCCTGCTCCTCATCGGCGGCGGGGCGCGGGGACGCGGGTGGCAGCGGACGGTGCTGCGGCTGTCGGGCCGGCCGGTGCAGGTGCCGACCGCGCCGGAGCTCGTCGCCCTGGGCGCGGCGGCGCAGGCGGCGGCGCTGCTGACCGGCGAGGCCGCCGACCAGGTGGCGCGGCGCTGGGACACGGCCGCAGGCCCGGTGCTGCCCGCCGTGGAGCGGGACGAGGCAGCACTCGACCTGATCAGCCGCACCCTGGAGCGCGCCCGGGCGCTGCAGGCCTGA
- a CDS encoding LacI family DNA-binding transcriptional regulator, with protein MTAEATAPDRKPVMADVARLAGVSHQTVSRVLNDNPHVKEETRDRVLQAIRELDYRPNSAARTLVTKRSQTLGVVSFDTTLYGPASMLYGIEQAARSAGYFVSIASLRSLDGRSVQEAVERLRGQAVEGVLVIAPQTSAVGALSQVSGQVPVVAVGTGPQARVPAVAVDNEAGARAATRYLLDLGHRTVHHVAGPSSWLDAQARLAGWRSTLAEAGAPEPPVLAGDWSARSGYEAGLQLAEDPEATAVFCANDHMALGLLRALNEAGRDIPGDISVAGFDDIPEASYFTPPLTTVRQDFGELGRRGLELLVEQIEDGVRTRPRVLVPPELVLRRSTAAPRG; from the coding sequence ATGACGGCGGAAGCGACCGCACCGGACCGCAAGCCGGTGATGGCCGATGTCGCACGGCTCGCCGGGGTGTCCCACCAGACCGTGTCCCGGGTCCTCAACGACAACCCGCACGTCAAGGAGGAGACCAGGGACCGCGTCCTCCAGGCGATCAGGGAGCTGGACTACCGTCCGAACTCCGCCGCCCGGACCCTGGTCACCAAGCGCTCGCAGACCCTCGGCGTCGTCAGCTTCGACACCACGCTCTACGGTCCCGCCTCGATGCTCTACGGGATCGAGCAGGCCGCCCGCAGCGCGGGCTACTTCGTCAGCATCGCCAGCCTGCGCTCGCTCGACGGCCGCTCGGTCCAGGAGGCCGTCGAGCGGCTGCGCGGACAGGCGGTCGAGGGCGTGCTCGTCATCGCGCCGCAGACCTCCGCGGTCGGCGCACTGTCGCAGGTGAGCGGGCAGGTGCCGGTCGTCGCCGTGGGAACCGGGCCGCAGGCGCGGGTCCCCGCGGTGGCGGTCGACAACGAGGCCGGGGCGCGGGCCGCGACGCGGTACCTGCTCGACCTCGGGCATCGCACCGTGCACCACGTCGCCGGGCCGTCCAGCTGGCTGGACGCCCAGGCCCGTCTCGCCGGCTGGCGGTCCACGCTGGCGGAGGCCGGCGCACCGGAGCCGCCGGTCCTGGCCGGGGACTGGAGCGCCAGATCCGGCTACGAGGCCGGGCTGCAGCTGGCGGAAGACCCCGAGGCCACGGCCGTGTTCTGCGCCAACGACCACATGGCACTCGGGCTGCTCAGGGCGCTGAACGAGGCCGGACGCGACATCCCGGGCGACATCAGCGTCGCGGGCTTCGACGACATCCCCGAGGCCTCCTACTTCACTCCCCCGCTCACCACCGTCCGCCAGGACTTCGGCGAGCTGGGCCGACGCGGCCTGGAACTTCTGGTCGAACAGATCGAGGACGGCGTCCGCACCCGACCCAGGGTGCTGGTGCCACCGGAGCTGGTGCTGCGCCGCAGCACCGCCGCACCCCGCGGCTGA
- a CDS encoding substrate-binding domain-containing protein — protein sequence MTGTTRSRATAAAVAVLLAVTAAACSKSPSGSSAAPAPAGSGGGSGAAPVALSGSVTFNQDNLGKLDAALKSALTGKDLSKVDIAMVVNVAADYWKAGQVGFLKGCADLGVSNAKCTYFAPPNGKLTEQSSELETLRSQGVTGYSISAIDPTSAAGTIHTDVSGGISVLAIDSPLPGTDAASLYLGTPNYTAGFQAGTAMKQVLGGSGKVAILVGSLTASNATQRIQGFEDALKGTGITIAQKVNDNLSAGTATSDAETILANNPDVTGLYGVYSYDGPALAQAVTSAGKTGSVHIVSDDSDAQTLQFIQSGVISGTVVQMPYQQGYTGAYILAAEKVLGKDATMAIVKPYLESDGSTLSSGVGLVTKSDLSAYQSLESQLGIG from the coding sequence ATGACCGGAACGACCAGATCCCGCGCCACCGCCGCCGCCGTCGCCGTCCTGCTCGCCGTCACGGCCGCCGCGTGCTCCAAGAGTCCCTCCGGCTCTTCCGCCGCCCCCGCTCCTGCCGGCTCCGGCGGAGGGTCGGGCGCGGCGCCGGTCGCGCTGTCCGGGTCGGTGACGTTCAACCAGGACAACCTCGGCAAGCTCGACGCGGCGCTCAAGTCCGCACTGACCGGCAAGGACCTGTCCAAGGTCGACATCGCGATGGTCGTCAACGTGGCCGCCGACTACTGGAAGGCGGGCCAGGTCGGCTTCCTCAAGGGCTGCGCGGACCTCGGCGTCTCGAACGCCAAGTGCACCTACTTCGCCCCGCCCAACGGCAAGCTGACCGAGCAGAGCTCGGAGTTGGAGACGCTCCGCTCCCAGGGCGTCACCGGCTACTCGATCTCCGCGATCGACCCGACCTCCGCCGCGGGCACCATCCACACCGACGTCTCCGGCGGCATCAGCGTGCTGGCGATCGACTCCCCGCTGCCGGGCACCGACGCGGCCTCGCTCTACCTCGGCACGCCGAACTACACCGCCGGGTTCCAGGCGGGCACCGCGATGAAGCAGGTGCTGGGCGGCAGCGGGAAGGTCGCCATCCTGGTCGGCTCGCTCACCGCCTCCAACGCCACCCAGCGGATCCAGGGCTTCGAGGACGCGCTGAAGGGCACCGGCATCACCATCGCCCAGAAGGTCAACGACAACCTGTCGGCGGGCACCGCGACGTCCGACGCCGAGACCATCCTGGCCAACAACCCCGACGTCACCGGCCTGTACGGGGTGTACTCCTACGACGGACCGGCACTGGCACAGGCGGTCACCTCGGCCGGCAAGACCGGATCGGTCCACATCGTCTCGGACGACTCCGACGCACAGACCCTGCAGTTCATCCAGTCGGGCGTCATCTCCGGGACCGTCGTGCAGATGCCCTACCAGCAGGGTTACACGGGGGCCTACATCCTGGCCGCCGAGAAGGTGCTGGGCAAGGACGCCACCATGGCGATCGTCAAGCCCTACCTCGAGTCCGACGGATCGACCCTCAGCTCCGGCGTGGGCCTGGTGACCAAGTCGGACCTGAGCGCCTATCAGTCCCTCGAGTCGCAGCTGGGAATCGGCTGA
- a CDS encoding sugar ABC transporter ATP-binding protein, whose product MSAANHHPGRAVTARLRGVHKSYGPVRVLDLPELDLYAGQVVGVVGENGAGKSTLMGTLAGSVHRDGGEIEIDGRALTPGSTEAAGHLGVALVSQEFPLVGQLSVAENLLLGRRPRESRRRLLVDRAAMRAEATAMLAEIGLSATAIPVTRLVRTLPVPTRQMIEIAKAWGREPKLLILDEPTSSLGPVEAEVVLGLARTLAERGGAVLFIGHRLDEVREVSDRILVLRNGRLVADLTPAEADEERLIREMVGGEIAHGEPKARPASSPVMLDVTQLTADGLGPVDLTVRQGEILGVAGLMGSGRSRLIHTVAGAQPSTGGTMLLGGAPYAPRGPGDGTAARIALIPEDRKEQSLVAFAPIRANVVLSVLRRISTRGLLGPRRERAEAKRITENVNVRMQSVEQPIGSLSGGNQQRAIFGRAFAAGPRLLLLDEPTRGVDVGAKAEIYELIDRAAEDGAAVLVASSELEELLWICHRIAVMNHGRVVAVLDRTEATKERIMTAAAGTSHPSRSSPDRGATPPGATAPVAAEPGATEPVASEPAGSEPAAGSTDAPAPHSTDPLTTKNGASA is encoded by the coding sequence ATGAGCGCAGCGAACCACCACCCCGGCCGCGCGGTCACCGCGCGGCTGCGGGGGGTCCACAAGTCCTACGGTCCGGTGCGCGTCCTCGACCTGCCGGAGCTCGACCTCTACGCCGGGCAGGTGGTCGGCGTCGTCGGGGAGAACGGCGCGGGAAAGTCCACGCTGATGGGCACCCTGGCCGGCTCGGTCCATCGCGACGGCGGCGAGATCGAGATCGACGGCCGGGCGCTGACCCCCGGTTCCACCGAGGCCGCCGGACATCTCGGCGTCGCCCTGGTGTCCCAGGAGTTCCCCCTGGTGGGCCAGTTGTCCGTCGCGGAGAACCTGCTGCTCGGCCGACGTCCGCGCGAGTCGCGCCGCAGACTGCTGGTCGACCGGGCGGCGATGCGCGCCGAGGCGACCGCGATGCTCGCAGAGATCGGGCTGTCGGCCACGGCGATCCCGGTCACCCGCCTGGTCCGGACGCTGCCCGTGCCGACCCGGCAGATGATCGAGATCGCCAAGGCCTGGGGCCGCGAACCGAAGCTGCTGATCCTGGACGAGCCGACGTCCTCGCTCGGTCCGGTCGAGGCCGAGGTGGTGCTCGGGCTGGCCAGGACGCTGGCCGAGCGCGGCGGTGCGGTGCTCTTCATCGGGCACCGGCTCGACGAGGTGCGGGAGGTCAGCGACCGGATCCTGGTGCTGCGCAACGGCAGACTGGTGGCCGACCTCACCCCGGCGGAGGCCGACGAGGAACGGCTGATCAGGGAGATGGTCGGCGGCGAGATCGCGCACGGCGAGCCGAAAGCCCGGCCCGCCTCCAGCCCGGTCATGCTCGACGTCACGCAGCTGACCGCCGACGGGCTCGGGCCGGTGGATCTGACGGTGCGCCAGGGCGAGATCCTCGGCGTGGCGGGCCTGATGGGTTCGGGTCGCAGCAGACTGATCCACACCGTCGCCGGCGCGCAGCCCTCGACCGGCGGCACCATGCTCCTGGGCGGCGCGCCGTACGCGCCGCGCGGGCCCGGGGACGGCACGGCGGCCAGGATCGCGCTGATCCCGGAGGACCGCAAGGAGCAGTCCCTGGTGGCCTTCGCGCCGATCCGGGCCAACGTCGTCCTCTCGGTACTGCGCCGGATCAGCACCCGGGGCCTGCTCGGGCCGCGGCGCGAGCGGGCCGAGGCGAAGCGGATCACCGAGAACGTCAACGTCCGGATGCAGTCGGTGGAGCAGCCCATCGGCTCCCTCTCCGGCGGCAACCAGCAGCGGGCGATCTTCGGCCGCGCCTTCGCCGCTGGCCCCCGTCTGCTGCTGCTCGACGAGCCCACGCGCGGCGTCGACGTAGGGGCCAAGGCGGAGATCTACGAGCTGATCGACCGCGCGGCCGAGGACGGCGCGGCCGTGCTGGTCGCCTCCTCCGAACTGGAGGAACTGCTGTGGATCTGCCACCGGATCGCGGTGATGAACCACGGCCGGGTGGTCGCCGTCCTCGACCGGACGGAGGCCACCAAGGAACGCATCATGACGGCCGCGGCCGGCACCTCCCACCCCTCCCGCTCCTCCCCCGACCGGGGAGCGACGCCACCAGGAGCGACCGCACCCGTCGCCGCCGAGCCAGGCGCCACCGAGCCTGTCGCCTCGGAGCCCGCCGGGTCCGAGCCCGCGGCCGGTTCGACCGACGCCCCCGCACCGCACTCCACCGACCCGCTGACGACGAAGAACGGAGCCTCCGCATGA